In the Epinephelus fuscoguttatus linkage group LG10, E.fuscoguttatus.final_Chr_v1 genome, AAAACTTGATCTTGATGTCTTTatagtgcaatgttctgctgggaaaccttgggtcctggcatttcTGTGAatgccacttgacatgcaccatctacccaaacactgttgcagactgAGTACagcccctcatggcaacagcactcccccGATGGCATGCCATACCGCAAAAACTGCTCAAGAATGGactgaggaatgtgacaaagacctcaaagcaTCAACCTAGACTCCAAATTCACCATATCCCAATCCAATTGAGCATCCGTAGGGCATGCTGGAACAAGTCCGATCGATGGAGGTCCCACCTCACAACTTATAGGACTCCCAACACCCTAGGACACCCCCAAATGTCCTGTGTctatgccttgacaggtcagagccaagtgcAATTCAGGGAGGCCCCACAGTGGGTACTGgcacatcccacagatgctTGATCGGATTGGGATCAGGGGagtttggaggccaggttggcgtgcttggtctgcaacagtgtttgcatgtcaagtggcatccaatGAACTTCAGGagccaaggtttcccagcagaacactgcattgtaaaGAGATGATAAGTGTCATCCCCCTCACCTGGCAgtgattttaatgttgtggctgataaTTACTGAACCAGATATCCCATATATACCACTAACCCCTGCAGAACCATGTATACTTTAAACGGGATGAATTACAAACTGCTTAATTGCTGATTGGACAAAATAATTGTGTTGACTTTGTATGACAGCAGCCTGACCTTTGTGCTCCCGATCCCACAGGAACATcttgtagccaggagtcaattGAATAGTCATTACACTGTGGCTTTGTTGGTTTCTTTGTGCAAACACCAACTGCATCTCACCACTAATTAATCTAAGTAGagtacatgtatttttttttctaatccaGGTTTGAGCACAGCTGTCCAAACACTGCgatgtcatcaaaaatgcagAGCTCCAGTAGCATAGCGCAGGCCAGACGGATGGTGCAGCAGCTGAGGATAGAGGCCGGCATCGAGAGGATAAAGGTGCCTTTATATCAACAGTCGTTCATGACCCTCTCTTGTCTCTTGTGTATGTCAAGGTGGATCAGCATGTGGACTGATTTCTTTGCAGGTGTCCAAAGCCTCATCAGACCTGATGCGCTACTGTGGAGAACATGCCAAGAATGACCCGCTGCTCATGGGCATCCCCGCTTCAGAAAACCCTTTCAAGGACAAGAAGCCTTGCACTGTTTTGTAGGTGAACATCTGAACTTttgctgctttctttttttattcttatgtGGGAAACAAAAGCTGTTCACAACTTATCTTAGCGCCAGTGTACCCCCCTTTACTTTTTCACATGCCTGCTGCAGTTTAAGGAATGTATTCTAGATACCAGTTACACCAAAGAACAGGCAGAAGCGTGAAGCTGTGGCCTGGAGTTGAGCTGTACCATGGATGGGAGAGATCCTAACTCTCTAATTATAACGGCACACATAAACAAGCCCCCTTAATCATTAGTCCAATCAGATTTAGGCTTTCAGCTTTCACCTCTTGCTTTCATCAGGCTTGCTTCAGGAAACAGTTGTTGGAGGTTGTGTTTTACTGATAATGAGAGCCAGAGATAATGATATCCTGTCCCCAGACAAGTAAACTGTCTGTCACATGAAGACAAATAGACAGAGTGGAGGTCTACTTCCACTGATGCATAACTCCTCAGAAACAATCACAAATAATAGTCTTGGCCATTAAATTGTTCTCAAACAACTCAAATCCTAATCAAATTGTTCTATCTAATTCAACCTTTCCAGAGACAAACAGTTCCCTGAAAATGttgatgggatttttttttcaaggtaCTAAGAACTGCTTTTACCAGTGTTAGGATGAAGTATAgcttatttacatttacatgttacCTCAAGCTAGTTGCAATCCTGTTATACGGCAGACTTTCAATACATACTTCAATTAAATCCAGTGCAAAGCTattgaaggaatacttcacccacataATTATCATttataaatgaattaatttgtgtaaaaaatgttgcttttctcacatgcctttacagtgaacgaagaatccaaaagcaGAAAATTCTGTATGAATCTAAGTCAGCGGGATCtgtgttaaacaacagcaaaactatatcaaaacatcagtttataaaCCCTCATAAAACTCGTGCAGtatgatccaagtctcatttatccggtcgtatgctcagtacttgccaaacacatgcattcatGCTAAAACCATACTATTTGAAACACTTATGCATAAAGTAGCACACCTGGGCACAAGCGTGCATTTAAACTCcattgagcagagttcaaatgcatgGTGTTGcttgcagtgatgcagtggttagcaccaTCGCCTCAAAGCAAGAGGGTTCTCGTTTGAACCTGCCGGCCGGCAGAGATCCATCTGTGTGGAGTGTGCATCTTCTGCCCATGTCAGCATGAGTGTTCTCCAGGTTCTCTGGCTTTCTCCCACACTCCATGTGCCAGTGTGATAGTctagcgacctgtccagggtgtcaGCTAAAATAAACTCCAGTCCCCCCATGACCCTGAAAAGGCTAAGTAGCTActgataatgaatgaataaatgaatgtgtttgtgatgtACTGATTCTCCGTGCACACGTTTTTTTGAATGTTTGTAAACTGatattttgatttagttttgctgttgttaattgCGGCCTCCTTTTActccagttcatcaagaatgttctctgtttttggattcttcgttcaagTTCAAGTTTTCTTGACGAGTTCAACGTAGCATGGAATAACTGATCaagaaatgatcattttgtggatgATGTCTTGCCTTAAATTGTGCAGTTTTAATACCAGAGGGTAGAATTCTCTTGACAAAACTGTCTAAGTgtcttttttagtcattttctttgcatttgccttaaaaaatgaatgtaaaacTCAGTCCAACTATCTCTAAAAATGACATGTTCAGATGAGATCATTGTGCATGACCCTTTTGCATGAGGTATTCCTTGATTTATAGAAAGAAATATTCATTATGAGGCCATCATTGCTGAAAGAAAAGGATTCAAGACCATTCTGTGCCATCTTATCACATCTACCTACTTTAATGTCACTATGTTCTTTCTGCAGAGCCAAGGCTGTACTATTCAGGCACTTTGAAACCGGTTAACACCAGATGACTGTTATACTGTTGAGTGTAAAAACATTCCATGTTTACAGCTGCTCTAAAATTTTCTCTGATTTTATGGCAACTGGCAGTGTGtagctgtgtctttgtgttgtgtgtgttggtgctcaTGCAAAACATAAGCAACTAATTTTGCAATTTTACCGGCCAGGGCCTTAATAATGAAGTGATCCGGCTTCAACCTCTCGACTACCTTTTTAGTCACATAAGTGCTGTTGTCTAATACTGTGAATAAGGAAGGCCCCTAAGGGATCTTACAATAGGCTATTAACTCAAAATGACTCATGTTCAATAATGGTTTCCACCAAGATAGATCTCATACGTCCATAAATATTGTAGCACATTATGGTTATCCATGAACCACAGTGTATGCTTGCTTTTTAGGATTGTGCTGATTCAGTTGAACCTCAACTTTGCATTTCTGTTTTGTGACATTAATTCAACTTTTTGAATTAAAACTGAGCGTGTTGTTGTttcagtcagtttttacttgtgaatatgaatttgtgtttttagtAGCGAGACAATTACAATGGTTTCTCACACCTTGTGAGTGTAGGTCAGAACTTATTGTATGTCATGTTCTGCCTTTACCTGTTTGTGGTAAATGCAAATAAACCTATGAAAAACAcgtcattcattttattatttttttttcaactaatgtaagataaaagaaaaagacaaacaaacgtTATAGGAAAAGCAGTATTTTGACAGCCTTGGTTGCTAAGACGGAATATCTGTTGAGTTAATGTTCCGTTAAGCATGTGTTTAAGAGCGTGTTGGATGCATCCATGTATTAGTTATTTATTAGTATGTGAAATAGCCATTTGTATGAATCGAGTGACAAGTTGTAACTTGTAGTGAGTATTACAATTACTGTGCAgttccttttagctctgtggagTGTTTTAACATctttcaactcattgttttgaATTTATAGCACACAAAttgactgttttggtt is a window encoding:
- the gng12b gene encoding guanine nucleotide-binding protein G(I)/G(S)/G(O) subunit gamma-7; amino-acid sequence: MSSKMQSSSSIAQARRMVQQLRIEAGIERIKVSKASSDLMRYCGEHAKNDPLLMGIPASENPFKDKKPCTVL